A single genomic interval of Lentimicrobium saccharophilum harbors:
- a CDS encoding Omp28-related outer membrane protein, with product MRKIFALALLALFGIFNLSAQMLVSTDPMPRNAILEEFTGIHCTYCPDGHAIAQSILDNNPGRAFVIALHQGSFAAPSAGEPDYRTPFGDAIAGQTGLTGYPSGTVNRHVFSGSNTALNRGAWAGACDQIMQEMSPVNIGISSEYEPSTRLLTVNIELYYTSNSAAPGNFINIALIQDSIYGPQTGGGAGSNYRHMHMLRHLITGQWGDEVTTTSAGTLVNRTYTYNVPDAYNNVPAIVENMKVVAFVAEGHQEIITGDEVDAIGGTNLYIGEIISAGPYIQRGYMDFESNFSIEANSNIEGSNAFEFWLETENSPEDWQVSYLIDGEEYTTSTVVNLTKGTPKPVTIKVIPGETPGFPGYVLKMKSVDNPAAPEKQYRVMLIAGVTDLLVNGTGGPETSLHQDVYLDGFTAAGITGYAVTNANAMRDMINANAYQDVFTCWLNIAWTFPALTDSQAEAVMDFMDAGHNVFIAGQDIGWDIMSGQDGSNGTPVTQDFYTNYLNAIYVADGSGTNNKLNANTDDPIFGGVAQSNIVDVYAGNMYPEEINAGPGADIIFNYTTAAKHAAIKYEALNYRSVYFGIGLEMVSNVDVRNEIISLSRQWLSDEMVGVEYTQAMQTLMSEQNYPNPAYDYTWIKTNEAAKGGIIDIFNMNGSRVISQATSSSLLNRIDLSGLPAGLYTYRIISGNKTSETRKLAVIR from the coding sequence ATGAGAAAAATTTTTGCCCTTGCCTTATTGGCCTTATTTGGCATATTCAACCTCTCCGCACAGATGTTGGTCAGCACGGACCCTATGCCCAGAAATGCCATTCTTGAAGAATTTACAGGCATTCATTGCACTTATTGTCCTGATGGACATGCCATTGCACAGTCTATACTCGATAATAATCCCGGAAGGGCCTTTGTCATAGCCCTCCATCAGGGTTCATTCGCAGCACCCTCGGCGGGGGAACCGGATTACCGCACACCATTCGGAGATGCGATTGCCGGACAAACCGGCCTGACCGGATATCCTTCCGGAACTGTTAACCGGCATGTTTTCAGCGGGAGCAATACCGCACTCAACCGCGGCGCCTGGGCCGGCGCCTGTGATCAGATCATGCAGGAAATGTCACCGGTAAATATCGGAATTTCATCGGAGTACGAACCATCCACAAGGCTGCTGACAGTAAACATTGAATTATACTACACCTCCAATTCTGCAGCTCCCGGTAACTTTATCAACATAGCACTCATTCAGGACAGCATCTACGGACCACAAACCGGAGGAGGAGCAGGCAGCAACTACCGTCATATGCATATGTTGCGCCACCTCATCACCGGGCAATGGGGGGATGAAGTCACCACCACCAGCGCAGGCACCCTGGTAAACCGGACCTACACTTACAATGTACCTGACGCTTATAACAATGTTCCGGCGATTGTCGAAAATATGAAGGTTGTCGCTTTTGTGGCCGAAGGCCATCAGGAGATTATTACCGGTGATGAAGTGGATGCCATCGGAGGAACAAACCTGTATATCGGAGAAATTATATCGGCCGGACCATACATCCAACGGGGTTATATGGATTTCGAAAGCAATTTCAGCATTGAAGCAAACAGCAATATTGAAGGAAGTAATGCTTTCGAATTCTGGCTCGAAACCGAGAATTCCCCGGAAGACTGGCAGGTTTCCTACCTGATTGACGGGGAAGAATATACCACATCAACCGTCGTCAATCTTACCAAAGGCACACCAAAGCCGGTAACCATAAAGGTTATCCCCGGAGAGACACCCGGATTCCCGGGATACGTATTGAAAATGAAATCTGTTGACAACCCGGCTGCCCCGGAAAAACAATACAGGGTAATGCTCATTGCCGGTGTTACTGATTTATTGGTAAATGGAACCGGCGGCCCTGAAACCAGCCTGCATCAGGATGTTTACCTCGACGGATTTACCGCTGCAGGCATCACAGGATATGCTGTTACAAACGCAAATGCGATGCGTGATATGATCAATGCAAATGCCTACCAGGATGTTTTCACCTGCTGGCTTAATATCGCCTGGACCTTCCCTGCCCTGACTGACAGCCAGGCTGAAGCCGTAATGGATTTCATGGATGCCGGACACAATGTTTTTATAGCAGGACAGGACATCGGCTGGGACATCATGAGCGGGCAAGACGGTTCGAACGGCACTCCGGTGACTCAGGATTTCTACACCAACTATTTGAACGCCATCTATGTAGCTGATGGATCAGGCACGAATAACAAGCTGAACGCCAATACCGATGACCCCATTTTCGGAGGCGTAGCCCAAAGTAACATTGTCGATGTATATGCCGGCAACATGTACCCGGAAGAGATCAATGCCGGACCCGGCGCTGATATTATTTTCAATTACACGACCGCGGCCAAGCATGCGGCCATTAAATATGAGGCATTAAATTACCGCTCGGTCTATTTTGGCATCGGCCTTGAAATGGTAAGTAATGTAGATGTAAGAAATGAGATCATCAGTCTCAGCAGGCAATGGTTATCAGATGAGATGGTTGGAGTGGAGTACACGCAGGCCATGCAAACCCTGATGAGTGAGCAGAACTATCCAAATCCCGCTTACGACTATACCTGGATAAAGACCAATGAAGCCGCAAAGGGTGGAATCATTGATATATTTAACATGAATGGCAGCAGGGTAATCAGTCAGGCAACCAGCAGCTCCCTGCTGAACCGCATCGACCTGAGCGGACTGCCAGCCGGACTTTACACCTACAGGATCATTTCCGGAAACAAGACATCCGAAACAAGGAAACTTGCTGTAATCAGGTAA
- a CDS encoding head GIN domain-containing protein, with amino-acid sequence MKKVKAFIESSRSKTGLPALLVLILLASAACMRERIEGNYDLISETRETSSFTGVVSKGNFRVYIIPGDVPSVELKGESNVLPYVETFVSGNRLVLEFRNGYNIREHYTVEVYITTPELNSIHLAGSGLVESGAFACDNADINLSGSGRIACGFIAENIEAVVSGSGILSINGQAGNGYLRVSGSGEIRAQECDLLNCDANISGSGNILVTVADELEAWISGSGCVYYMGNPGVISHISGSGKVIRY; translated from the coding sequence ATGAAAAAAGTAAAGGCGTTTATAGAATCTTCCCGGTCGAAAACCGGTTTGCCCGCGTTATTAGTATTAATTCTTCTTGCATCTGCTGCCTGTATGCGCGAAAGAATTGAAGGGAATTACGATCTTATTTCTGAAACCCGTGAAACCAGCTCCTTTACCGGTGTTGTTTCCAAAGGCAATTTCAGGGTTTATATTATCCCCGGTGATGTGCCTTCTGTTGAACTAAAAGGCGAATCCAATGTGCTGCCTTATGTGGAAACATTTGTTTCGGGAAACCGGCTCGTGTTGGAATTCAGAAACGGTTACAATATACGCGAGCACTATACTGTTGAAGTTTATATCACTACGCCGGAGCTGAACAGCATTCATCTAGCAGGTTCCGGACTTGTTGAAAGCGGTGCATTTGCATGTGACAATGCTGATATCAATCTTTCAGGTTCGGGTAGGATTGCATGCGGTTTTATTGCTGAGAATATTGAAGCAGTGGTATCCGGCTCGGGCATTTTGTCCATCAACGGGCAGGCCGGGAATGGTTATCTGCGTGTTTCCGGCTCGGGTGAAATCAGGGCGCAGGAATGCGATCTGTTAAACTGCGATGCAAATATCTCCGGAAGCGGTAATATCCTGGTTACGGTGGCAGATGAACTTGAAGCATGGATATCAGGCAGTGGTTGCGTTTACTACATGGGCAATCCGGGAGTAATCTCTCACATCAGCGGTTCAGGTAAGGTAATCAGGTATTGA